A part of Sebastes fasciatus isolate fSebFas1 chromosome 10, fSebFas1.pri, whole genome shotgun sequence genomic DNA contains:
- the tmem144b gene encoding transmembrane protein 144b isoform X1 — protein sequence MFGFKMHEAKHLPLLLFVATLLMVSCRSTEHAAEQALPGAKGGENAGAGNMETFDFHMNSTNMTHFLYGITANTIAVLLYGSNFVPIKRIEAGDGMFFQWVYCASIWVVSMGGDLILQSPKFYPFAMLGGVIWATGNIAAVPIVKAIGLGLGTLIWGSSSLLMGWASSRFGWFGDAQDVSRPILNYCGAGLCLLSGLIFFFVKTDVALHPNSESIPLLLDRRTNSSSYGPSSSEFWIDVIGPKTRRFVGCLLAVMSGLLYGSSVGPIIYIKSRISCPDSMFYGASDYDLDYVHAQCCGSFVASTVYFAIYCAAMNNRPRVYSRIILPALLSGLMWVLATYCWFLANNYLSAVITFPIVAAGYGLVAALWGSLVFKEVKGVGNCLIFSLASCVVLAGSLLTAFSKF from the exons atgtttggtTTTAAAATGCATGAAGCAAAACACCTTCCTTTGCTTTTATTTGTTGCCACATTATTGATGGTGAGCTGTCGCAGCACTGAACATGCTGCTGAACAAG ctCTTCCAGGTGCGAAAGGTGGCGAAAATGCTGGAGCTGGCAACATGGAAACATTTGATTTCCACATGAACTCAACCAATATGACTCATTTCCTCTACGGAATTACTGCAAATACGATTGCTGTGCTGTTGTATGGAAGCAATTTTGTTCCTATCAAAAGAATAGAGGCAGGAGATG GTATGTTTTTCCAGTGGGTGTACTGTGCATCGATATGGGTTGTATCTATGGGTGGAGACCTGATACTTCAGTCGCCTAAATTCTACCCTTTTGCAATGCTCGGAGGTGTCATCTGGGCCACAG GAAATATAGCAGCTGTTCCAATTGTTAAAGCAATCGGCCTCGGCCTTGGGACTTTAATTTGGGGCTCTTCTAGTTTGTTGATGGGCTGGGCCAGTTCAAG GTTTGGCTGGTTTGGGGATGCTCAAGATGTCTCCAGGCCGATCTTAAATTATTGTGGAGCTGGGTTGTGTCTGCTCAG TGGCCTGATCTTCTTCTTTGTGAAAACCGACGTGGCGCTGCATCCCAACTCTGAATCGATTCCGTTACTTCTTGACAGG AGAACAAATTCAAGCAGCTACGGTCCAAGTTCCTCCGAGTTCTGGATCGATGTCATTGGACCGAAGACCAGGCGCTTTGT AGGCTGCCTGCTGGCTGTGATGTCGGGCCTGCTGTACGGGTCCTCCGTCGGACCCATCATCTACATTAAGAGCCGTATATCGTGCCCTGACAGCATGTTCTATGGAGCCAGTGACTATG ACCTCGACTATGTCCACGCCCAGTGCTGTGGCAGTTTTGTTGCAAGTACAGTGTACTTTGCCATCTACTGTGCTGCCATGAATAACAGGCCCAGGGTCTACTCCAGAATCATCCTGCCAG CTTTATTGTCTGGATTGATGTGGGTATTGGCCACATACTGCTGGTTCCTGGCAAATAACTACTTGAGTGCGGTCATTACCTTCCCTATTGTCGCCGCA GGATACGGTCTGGTTGCAGCGCTGTGGGGGTCCTTGGTGTTCAAAGAGGTTAAG GGGGTGGGCAACTGCTTAATCTTCAGCTTGGCCTCCTGTGTCGTACTGGCCGGCTCCTTGCTGACCGCCTTCTCAAAGTTCTAA
- the tmem144b gene encoding transmembrane protein 144b isoform X2, with protein sequence MFGFKMHEAKHLPLLLFVATLLMVSCRSTEHAAEQALPGAKGGENAGAGNMETFDFHMNSTNMTHFLYGITANTIAVLLYGSNFVPIKRIEAGDGMFFQWVYCASIWVVSMGGDLILQSPKFYPFAMLGGVIWATGNIAAVPIVKAIGLGLGTLIWGSSSLLMGWASSRFGWFGDAQDVSRPILNYCGAGLCLLSGLIFFFVKTDVALHPNSESIPLLLDRRTNSSSYGPSSSEFWIDVIGPKTRRFVGCLLAVMSGLLYGSSVGPIIYIKSRISCPDSMFYGASDYDLDYVHAQCCGSFVASTVYFAIYCAAMNNRPRVYSRIILPAVSESSLV encoded by the exons atgtttggtTTTAAAATGCATGAAGCAAAACACCTTCCTTTGCTTTTATTTGTTGCCACATTATTGATGGTGAGCTGTCGCAGCACTGAACATGCTGCTGAACAAG ctCTTCCAGGTGCGAAAGGTGGCGAAAATGCTGGAGCTGGCAACATGGAAACATTTGATTTCCACATGAACTCAACCAATATGACTCATTTCCTCTACGGAATTACTGCAAATACGATTGCTGTGCTGTTGTATGGAAGCAATTTTGTTCCTATCAAAAGAATAGAGGCAGGAGATG GTATGTTTTTCCAGTGGGTGTACTGTGCATCGATATGGGTTGTATCTATGGGTGGAGACCTGATACTTCAGTCGCCTAAATTCTACCCTTTTGCAATGCTCGGAGGTGTCATCTGGGCCACAG GAAATATAGCAGCTGTTCCAATTGTTAAAGCAATCGGCCTCGGCCTTGGGACTTTAATTTGGGGCTCTTCTAGTTTGTTGATGGGCTGGGCCAGTTCAAG GTTTGGCTGGTTTGGGGATGCTCAAGATGTCTCCAGGCCGATCTTAAATTATTGTGGAGCTGGGTTGTGTCTGCTCAG TGGCCTGATCTTCTTCTTTGTGAAAACCGACGTGGCGCTGCATCCCAACTCTGAATCGATTCCGTTACTTCTTGACAGG AGAACAAATTCAAGCAGCTACGGTCCAAGTTCCTCCGAGTTCTGGATCGATGTCATTGGACCGAAGACCAGGCGCTTTGT AGGCTGCCTGCTGGCTGTGATGTCGGGCCTGCTGTACGGGTCCTCCGTCGGACCCATCATCTACATTAAGAGCCGTATATCGTGCCCTGACAGCATGTTCTATGGAGCCAGTGACTATG ACCTCGACTATGTCCACGCCCAGTGCTGTGGCAGTTTTGTTGCAAGTACAGTGTACTTTGCCATCTACTGTGCTGCCATGAATAACAGGCCCAGGGTCTACTCCAGAATCATCCTGCCAG CTGTCTCCGAGAGCAGCCTGGTCTAA